A region of Streptomyces halobius DNA encodes the following proteins:
- a CDS encoding YceI family protein — translation MTLTDGTYRLGPSAGRLLIKTGRAGLGRRAGHDLTIEATRWSGEAVVDVGDPGRSSVLVTVETGSLEVREGTGGLKALTDADRAEIKRTLADKALLQSAEHPSITFRSTRITGTPQSFEITGELTIKGRTHPVTVHGTGNEAGQLRGWATVTQSTWGIKPYTAFLGALRLADDVRVEFEVARLEPADVPPRTGQA, via the coding sequence GTGACACTGACAGACGGAACGTACCGACTCGGGCCGTCGGCCGGCCGTCTCCTGATCAAGACCGGCCGCGCCGGACTGGGACGCCGCGCGGGCCACGACCTCACGATCGAAGCCACCCGATGGTCCGGCGAGGCCGTAGTGGATGTCGGAGACCCTGGCAGGTCCTCGGTGTTGGTGACGGTCGAGACGGGCTCGCTGGAGGTCCGAGAAGGAACCGGCGGGCTGAAGGCACTCACCGACGCCGACCGGGCCGAGATCAAACGGACGCTGGCGGACAAGGCACTGCTCCAGAGCGCAGAGCACCCCTCGATCACCTTCCGCTCCACCCGCATCACGGGAACCCCTCAGTCCTTCGAGATCACCGGGGAACTCACCATCAAGGGACGCACCCACCCCGTGACAGTGCACGGGACGGGAAACGAAGCCGGGCAGCTGCGCGGCTGGGCGACCGTCACGCAGTCCACCTGGGGGATCAAGCCCTACACCGCGTTCCTCGGCGCGTTGCGGCTCGCCGACGACGTCCGGGTGGAGTTCGAGGTGGCGAGGCTCGAACCGGCGGACGTGCCGCCGCGCACGGGCCAGGCATGA
- a CDS encoding CDGSH iron-sulfur domain-containing protein — protein MPSTFDRPRRITRDYDGPLLVEGPVEFICGDGSVRISRRLAVAVCTCRRSRAYPWCDTSHRRRTEPDAQVEAKG, from the coding sequence GTGCCGAGCACTTTTGACCGGCCGCGGCGCATCACCCGGGACTATGACGGGCCGCTGCTCGTGGAAGGGCCGGTCGAATTCATCTGCGGCGACGGCAGCGTCCGCATCTCGCGGCGTCTCGCCGTCGCCGTCTGTACCTGTCGACGCAGCCGGGCCTATCCGTGGTGCGACACCAGCCACCGCCGCCGCACCGAGCCCGATGCCCAAGTCGAAGCCAAGGGGTAG
- a CDS encoding TniQ family protein: protein MTDTPEPPLSRLPIQVRPRPGEPTDSYIRRLAHANHLKPSYLHGFLTGSSNLFGKPQLERLAALAGRPPELLERVLADSSPPRRRRNPRPSPKPPKKNDKRELYQRIRRDAEAEALSGRALEKRHKVTWRTVKAALDGRDPRPRKPLPRRPTALDPVRHLIDAMIEAGNRPRDIWARLMDEHETSISYGIIRRYVQDHTPPRERRPLVSTNPIRPGHRLPAD from the coding sequence ATGACCGATACTCCGGAACCACCACTGTCCCGGCTTCCCATCCAGGTCCGGCCGCGTCCTGGAGAACCCACCGACTCCTACATTCGACGCCTGGCCCACGCCAACCACCTCAAACCCAGCTACCTGCACGGCTTCCTCACCGGCTCGTCGAACTTGTTCGGGAAACCCCAACTCGAACGTCTCGCGGCACTGGCCGGACGCCCGCCCGAACTACTGGAACGAGTCCTGGCTGATTCCAGCCCACCCCGCCGACGGCGCAACCCCCGCCCAAGCCCCAAACCGCCCAAGAAGAACGACAAGCGAGAGCTCTACCAGCGCATCCGCCGCGATGCTGAAGCAGAAGCCCTCTCGGGCAGAGCCCTGGAAAAACGCCACAAGGTCACCTGGCGGACCGTCAAGGCTGCACTGGACGGACGCGACCCCCGCCCCCGCAAGCCGTTGCCTCGTCGACCAACCGCCCTCGACCCTGTCCGCCACCTCATCGACGCCATGATCGAGGCTGGAAACCGCCCCAGAGACATCTGGGCGCGACTCATGGACGAGCACGAGACATCGATCTCCTACGGCATCATCAGGCGCTACGTCCAAGACCACACACCGCCACGTGAGCGGCGACCTCTCGTCTCAACCAATCCAATCCGCCCAGGTCATCGGCTTCCAGCCGACTAA
- the cas2 gene encoding CRISPR-associated endonuclease Cas2 — MYVVVVYDTAAERNPKILRICRKYLHHVQRSVFEGNLTDGQLRRFQAAVESVLDLSYDNVLVYSFPPAAVPVRHAWGAAEPEPTDII, encoded by the coding sequence ATGTACGTAGTCGTCGTCTACGACACCGCAGCCGAGCGCAATCCAAAAATCTTGCGAATTTGCCGCAAATACCTCCACCACGTACAGCGCAGCGTCTTCGAAGGTAACCTCACAGACGGTCAGCTCCGCCGGTTCCAGGCTGCCGTCGAGTCCGTCCTGGACCTGTCATACGACAACGTCCTCGTCTACAGTTTTCCTCCCGCAGCCGTGCCCGTACGCCACGCATGGGGCGCAGCTGAACCCGAGCCCACGGACATCATCTAG
- the cas5 gene encoding CRISPR-associated protein Cas5, which yields MTPHSTQEQREALEVTVTAPVVSFRSPLYTGVQVTLPCPAPTTVGGMLAAAAGGWDEVDPGLTFAMTFHARGRGTDLETYHPLDASGKKTTPAPRPREFLADVTLRLWLFHDLQLWRARLRRPRWPLRLGRSQDLVGLSLRLATVLEEPGIQGPAIVPDGYDGAMGTPLRLPGAVSVNRGRTRWGSFRFDATGRAHTRLPGSWSTPQGQALVPVGSPHPATLDAHLTV from the coding sequence ATGACACCGCACAGCACCCAGGAGCAACGGGAGGCGCTGGAGGTGACCGTCACCGCCCCGGTCGTCTCCTTCCGCAGCCCGCTCTACACCGGCGTCCAAGTCACGCTGCCCTGCCCGGCCCCCACGACGGTCGGCGGGATGCTCGCCGCAGCCGCCGGAGGCTGGGACGAGGTAGACCCGGGTCTGACGTTCGCCATGACCTTCCACGCCCGAGGCCGGGGCACCGACCTGGAGACCTACCACCCCCTGGACGCCTCCGGGAAGAAGACGACCCCGGCACCCCGCCCGCGGGAGTTCCTCGCCGACGTCACCTTGCGGCTGTGGCTCTTCCACGACCTTCAACTGTGGCGGGCACGGCTGCGCCGGCCGCGCTGGCCGCTGCGCCTGGGCCGCAGCCAGGACCTGGTCGGCCTCTCCCTGCGCCTGGCCACGGTCCTCGAAGAGCCCGGAATCCAGGGGCCGGCGATCGTGCCCGACGGCTACGACGGCGCGATGGGGACGCCGCTGCGGCTGCCTGGGGCAGTCAGCGTGAATCGTGGACGTACGCGGTGGGGCTCCTTCCGCTTCGACGCCACCGGCCGCGCGCACACACGCCTACCCGGAAGCTGGTCGACCCCACAGGGCCAGGCACTGGTCCCTGTTGGCTCACCGCACCCTGCAACGCTCGACGCTCACCTAACCGTCTGA
- the cas1 gene encoding CRISPR-associated endonuclease Cas1: MTDVRDIIACAETDINTAVIALLNRHRINVHFLSYYGDYAGSLLTSATSTSGETVLAQAQLAKNTAASLEIAHSIVDSCAFNVRRVIDRKLLTRPYSVLQNTLRTAESAAHMMGAEGTFRRSAWEVLDTKLPDWLQLGGRSRRPPKNAGNAFISYVNGITYARVLTALRLTPLHTGIAFLHSSIERQRHSLVLDISEMFKPLFAERLLLRMVSRNQLKEHHFDRDANQAMLSDPGRKLVVQATRDEFAFTIAHRSLGRPVAYDELLYLDALALTRRCLEGTPYKPFRIWW, from the coding sequence GTGACTGACGTGCGCGACATCATCGCCTGTGCCGAAACCGACATCAACACAGCCGTCATCGCCCTCCTCAACCGGCACCGCATCAACGTCCATTTCCTCAGCTACTACGGCGACTACGCCGGCTCACTGCTCACCTCAGCCACCAGCACCTCGGGCGAGACCGTCCTAGCCCAGGCCCAGCTCGCCAAGAACACGGCGGCGAGTCTGGAGATCGCCCACAGCATCGTCGACTCCTGTGCGTTCAATGTCCGCCGCGTCATCGACCGCAAGCTACTCACCCGCCCTTACTCCGTCCTGCAGAACACCCTGCGTACCGCCGAATCCGCAGCCCACATGATGGGCGCGGAAGGCACCTTCCGACGCTCCGCCTGGGAGGTCCTCGACACCAAACTTCCCGACTGGCTCCAGCTCGGCGGCCGCAGTCGGCGCCCGCCGAAGAACGCAGGCAACGCCTTCATCAGTTACGTCAACGGCATCACTTACGCCCGCGTCCTGACCGCCTTGCGTCTGACGCCACTGCACACCGGCATCGCCTTCCTGCACAGCAGCATCGAACGACAGCGACACTCCCTCGTCCTCGACATATCGGAAATGTTCAAGCCGCTGTTCGCTGAACGCCTCCTACTCCGTATGGTCAGCCGCAACCAGCTCAAAGAGCACCATTTCGACCGGGATGCCAATCAGGCCATGCTGAGCGACCCCGGCCGCAAACTCGTCGTACAGGCCACCCGCGACGAGTTCGCCTTCACGATCGCCCACCGCAGTCTCGGGCGCCCCGTGGCGTATGACGAACTGCTCTACCTTGACGCCCTCGCCCTGACCCGCCGCTGCCTGGAAGGCACCCCGTACAAGCCGTTCCGGATCTGGTGGTGA
- a CDS encoding GNAT family N-acetyltransferase: MGLDADERPLALVCVGPISREPGLVDLGLQVADDRHRQGIGTALARQAAWIARTHGAHTRTAFTQASNAPMLRLLERLGPTQHTRDGPYVEVRVALDALAPDTLPPAGTASP; encoded by the coding sequence ATCGGACTCGACGCGGACGAACGGCCACTGGCACTCGTCTGCGTCGGGCCCATCAGCCGGGAGCCGGGCCTCGTCGACCTCGGACTGCAAGTCGCCGACGACCGCCACCGTCAGGGCATCGGAACAGCCCTGGCCCGGCAGGCGGCTTGGATCGCCCGTACGCACGGAGCACACACCCGCACCGCGTTCACGCAGGCATCCAATGCGCCGATGCTCCGGCTCCTGGAGCGTCTGGGACCGACCCAGCACACCCGCGATGGCCCATACGTCGAGGTCCGCGTCGCCCTGGACGCGCTCGCCCCGGATACCCTCCCGCCCGCAGGAACTGCTTCGCCATGA
- a CDS encoding CRISPR-associated protein Cas4, whose protein sequence is MITAQDVGGVHIKYLYHCRRQLWLYLRGIRPESLNASVQLGEAVHDTSYNRNSPVDLGAARLDFLDGRHWVHEVKSSARPTEADEAQGRHYCHRLRNLGIDVKGAVLHYPKTRRIFRYPYTPEGAELAEADIAEVLTVASSSASPDRLSNSRCRGCSFTDYCWTE, encoded by the coding sequence GTGATCACAGCGCAGGACGTCGGAGGTGTCCACATCAAGTACCTCTACCACTGTCGCCGACAACTCTGGCTCTACCTGCGCGGTATCCGCCCCGAGAGCCTGAACGCCTCCGTCCAGCTCGGAGAGGCGGTTCACGACACCTCATACAACCGAAACAGTCCCGTCGACCTCGGCGCCGCACGACTCGACTTCCTTGATGGCCGCCACTGGGTCCACGAAGTCAAATCATCCGCCCGGCCAACCGAGGCTGATGAGGCCCAAGGCCGACACTACTGCCACCGTCTGCGCAACCTGGGGATCGATGTCAAGGGCGCCGTCCTGCACTACCCGAAGACCCGACGAATATTCCGCTACCCCTACACACCCGAGGGCGCAGAACTGGCCGAGGCCGACATCGCCGAAGTACTCACAGTCGCCTCGTCCTCCGCCTCACCGGACCGCCTGTCCAACAGCCGGTGCCGCGGGTGCAGCTTCACCGACTACTGCTGGACGGAATAA
- a CDS encoding phage Gp37/Gp68 family protein has product MKVKWLSLEPLKEPLEFSDLSMFDWVVIEAQTETWQGEGADRKLVPAFGPPFVVSRARTAVRPPDRARAAV; this is encoded by the coding sequence GTGAAGGTGAAGTGGCTCTCCCTGGAGCCGCTGAAGGAACCGCTGGAGTTCAGCGACCTGTCCATGTTCGACTGGGTGGTCATCGAGGCTCAGACCGAGACGTGGCAGGGCGAGGGAGCCGATCGGAAGCTGGTCCCGGCGTTCGGCCCACCTTTCGTGGTGAGTCGGGCCCGTACGGCGGTGAGGCCGCCGGATCGGGCACGCGCTGCTGTCTGA
- a CDS encoding bifunctional phosphatase PAP2/diacylglycerol kinase family protein, with amino-acid sequence MDEQPTRHPVRTLLRTLDHAVFRRVGERSWPMAEPVLPRLSRSANHGLLWGGVAVGMWALGGTRGRRAAVRGVASLALVSATVNTLGKGAVRRKRPVLDAVPVVRHLPRQPVTSSFPSGHAASAVAFTVGVALESRGWGAALAPVAASVAFSRIYTGVHYPSDVLVGSALGVGAAFAVRGLVPSRAQLPPPARPRTDAPALPDGDGLYVVVNPSSGAQPQLMDSVRQLKSELPRAEIIVHEEGGGPLPKVISDAAREAARRGGALGVCGGDGTINAAVAPALQFQVPLVVLPSGTFNHFAADLGTETVAAACAAVANGSAVRVDVGRITPLAARSAEPTCFLNTFSLGSYPDLIRLREHWSPKIGDPAATLLGVAKILHTAHPLKAVVNGRRRAMWLLFAGNGAYRNLGIAPVRRHDLTDGLLDVRIAHGGRFARTRLLATVLAGGVARTRLYAAAHSRQLLISGLPEGARMAYDGEVVEAPTAFQVDKLQEALTVYRPLEERPRARPMSG; translated from the coding sequence ATGGATGAACAACCGACGAGGCACCCCGTCCGCACGCTGCTCAGGACCCTGGACCACGCCGTCTTCCGCCGCGTGGGCGAGCGTTCCTGGCCGATGGCCGAGCCGGTGCTTCCGCGTCTGAGCCGGAGCGCCAACCACGGGCTGCTGTGGGGTGGTGTCGCCGTAGGGATGTGGGCCCTGGGCGGTACGCGGGGGCGGCGGGCAGCCGTGCGCGGAGTCGCGTCGCTCGCGCTGGTCTCGGCCACCGTCAACACTTTGGGCAAGGGTGCGGTGCGCCGGAAGCGGCCCGTGCTCGACGCGGTGCCGGTCGTACGCCATCTGCCCCGCCAGCCTGTCACCAGCTCGTTCCCGTCTGGGCATGCCGCGTCCGCGGTGGCGTTCACCGTCGGCGTGGCCCTCGAGTCCCGTGGCTGGGGCGCGGCCCTGGCGCCCGTGGCCGCGTCGGTGGCCTTCTCCCGTATCTATACCGGCGTGCACTACCCCAGCGATGTCCTGGTCGGTTCGGCTCTCGGTGTGGGCGCCGCCTTCGCCGTGCGCGGCTTGGTGCCCTCGCGCGCGCAGCTACCGCCGCCGGCCCGACCTCGCACGGACGCGCCTGCGCTGCCCGACGGTGACGGCCTGTACGTGGTGGTCAACCCGTCCTCCGGGGCCCAGCCGCAACTCATGGACTCTGTAAGGCAGTTGAAGTCCGAGTTGCCCCGCGCTGAGATCATCGTCCACGAGGAGGGAGGCGGACCGCTGCCCAAGGTGATCTCCGATGCCGCACGCGAAGCAGCGCGCCGGGGCGGTGCCCTCGGTGTGTGCGGCGGCGACGGCACCATCAACGCGGCCGTGGCTCCCGCCCTGCAGTTCCAGGTGCCGCTCGTGGTCCTGCCCAGTGGCACCTTCAACCACTTCGCCGCCGACCTCGGCACCGAGACAGTGGCCGCCGCCTGCGCCGCGGTCGCGAACGGCAGCGCGGTCCGCGTCGACGTCGGCCGGATCACCCCCTTGGCCGCCAGATCGGCAGAGCCGACCTGCTTCCTGAACACCTTCAGCCTCGGCTCGTACCCTGATCTCATACGCCTCAGGGAACACTGGTCGCCGAAGATCGGCGACCCGGCCGCCACCCTCCTCGGCGTCGCGAAGATCCTGCACACCGCACATCCCTTGAAGGCCGTCGTCAACGGCCGCCGTCGCGCGATGTGGCTGCTTTTCGCGGGCAACGGCGCCTACCGCAACCTGGGCATCGCCCCGGTACGTCGCCACGATCTCACCGATGGCCTCCTCGACGTACGCATCGCCCACGGCGGCCGCTTCGCGCGCACCCGTCTGCTCGCCACGGTACTGGCCGGGGGAGTGGCCAGGACCCGCCTGTACGCTGCGGCGCACTCGCGGCAGCTGCTTATTTCCGGACTGCCGGAAGGTGCACGGATGGCATACGACGGGGAAGTCGTCGAAGCGCCCACCGCGTTCCAGGTCGACAAGCTCCAGGAGGCACTGACCGTGTACCGGCCGCTGGAGGAACGGCCGCGTGCTCGACCGATGAGCGGTTGA
- the cas3 gene encoding CRISPR-associated helicase Cas3', whose protein sequence is MDLLTAFLAKSARKKRPAELLTGHLSDTLTAAGALRRRVGRLDVAETVLGGQFWTATALAALAHDAGKLPDGFQDMLRGKIRSWGERHEVLSLGFLPHLVSDPDLLIWVASAVATHHRPLTGEAGKDLQTLYGPSDLDEVRHRFTPIPEAGAAALLDWLRTTASAEGLPIHAPTAPSELSITTLLETTHQMLGQLLDHWSLRSAGPDEGLTAVLVQGAVTLADHLSSAHQQLATTQPLDASTRSRVDKHLAQRGAVVRPHQIAAGDVLGHLMLRAPTGSGKTEAALLWAAAQVTNLAERTGGVPRVFYTLPYLASINAMTTRLQTLLDDEEAVGVAHSRAASYHLARAIAPEDGSDHDVDGTPCRADAAAKAVSRAAATKLFHETLRVGTPYQLLRAALAGPAHSGILVDAANSVFVLDELHAYDAQRLGYILASARMWERLGGKVAVLSATLPKALATLFTETLTPNSTTEVHSPDLGLPARHRLSTRDHHLTDPQAVNEIRRRLENGDSVLVVANNVAHALDLYDELAPEVVERHGPEAALLLHSRFRRVDRATIEDNIGKRFGTCAQRRPGLLVATQVVEVSLDVDFDVLFTAAAPVEALLQRFGRVNRIAARPSADVIVHAPSWTSRRGTIGQYADGIYPRDPVEAGWRFLAAHHGHIVDETDATRWLDTIYTDSWGAQWRTDVLQHREAFEQAFLRFEYPYDDRDHLTEQFDQLFDGTEAILARDQEGYEAALDQAPDASAGRLLADEYLIPMPHWAGRLTTYEKRLKVRIIDGDYTPERGLLSVSRLPQQTYQPGEVL, encoded by the coding sequence TTGGATCTCCTGACCGCGTTCCTGGCGAAGAGCGCCAGGAAGAAGCGCCCGGCGGAACTTCTCACCGGCCATCTGTCCGACACCCTGACTGCCGCTGGCGCGCTGCGGCGGCGCGTGGGCCGGCTGGACGTCGCGGAGACCGTTCTGGGGGGACAGTTCTGGACCGCCACAGCTCTCGCTGCCCTGGCACACGATGCCGGAAAACTCCCTGACGGCTTCCAGGACATGCTCCGCGGAAAGATTCGCAGCTGGGGCGAGCGCCACGAAGTTCTCTCCCTCGGCTTCCTCCCGCACCTGGTCAGCGACCCTGACCTGCTGATTTGGGTGGCCAGCGCGGTGGCCACCCATCACAGACCACTGACCGGCGAAGCGGGCAAGGACCTGCAAACCCTCTACGGGCCCAGCGACCTGGACGAAGTCCGCCACCGCTTCACCCCCATCCCCGAGGCCGGCGCTGCCGCCCTGCTGGACTGGCTGCGCACCACGGCATCCGCCGAGGGCCTTCCCATACACGCCCCCACCGCCCCCTCCGAGCTGAGCATCACCACCCTGTTGGAGACCACCCACCAGATGCTCGGGCAACTTCTGGATCACTGGTCGCTCCGGTCGGCGGGCCCGGATGAAGGGCTGACCGCTGTCCTCGTCCAGGGTGCGGTCACGCTCGCCGACCACCTCTCCTCCGCTCACCAGCAACTGGCCACCACTCAGCCACTGGATGCCTCGACCCGATCCCGCGTGGACAAGCACCTGGCCCAGCGCGGAGCCGTCGTGCGCCCCCACCAGATCGCCGCCGGCGACGTCTTAGGGCATCTGATGCTGCGTGCCCCGACCGGCAGCGGAAAGACCGAAGCCGCCCTCCTGTGGGCCGCCGCCCAGGTCACCAACCTGGCTGAGCGCACCGGTGGAGTGCCCCGCGTCTTCTACACCCTGCCCTACCTGGCCTCCATCAACGCGATGACCACTCGCCTCCAAACCTTGCTGGACGACGAGGAAGCAGTCGGGGTGGCCCACTCCCGTGCCGCCTCCTACCACCTTGCCCGCGCCATCGCCCCCGAAGACGGATCCGATCACGACGTCGACGGAACCCCGTGCAGGGCCGATGCCGCCGCCAAAGCCGTCTCCCGCGCCGCCGCGACCAAGCTCTTCCACGAAACCCTGCGCGTCGGCACGCCCTACCAACTGCTGCGCGCTGCTCTGGCCGGCCCCGCGCACTCCGGCATCCTTGTCGATGCCGCAAACTCCGTCTTCGTCCTCGACGAACTGCACGCCTATGACGCACAACGCCTCGGCTACATCCTGGCCAGCGCCCGCATGTGGGAACGCCTCGGCGGCAAGGTCGCCGTGCTCTCCGCCACCCTTCCCAAGGCACTGGCCACGCTGTTCACCGAAACCCTGACACCCAACAGCACGACCGAGGTGCACAGTCCCGACCTGGGACTGCCGGCACGCCACCGGCTCAGCACCCGCGACCACCACCTCACCGACCCTCAGGCCGTCAACGAGATCCGACGCCGCCTGGAGAATGGCGACAGCGTCCTCGTTGTCGCCAACAACGTCGCCCACGCGCTGGACCTCTACGACGAACTCGCCCCCGAGGTCGTCGAACGCCACGGGCCCGAGGCCGCGCTCCTGCTGCACTCCCGGTTCAGACGCGTCGACCGCGCCACCATCGAGGACAACATCGGCAAACGCTTCGGCACCTGCGCGCAGCGCCGACCGGGGCTCCTGGTGGCCACGCAGGTGGTGGAAGTTAGCCTCGATGTGGATTTCGATGTCCTGTTCACCGCAGCGGCCCCGGTCGAAGCCCTCCTCCAGCGCTTCGGCCGCGTCAACCGCATCGCGGCCCGCCCGTCGGCCGACGTCATCGTCCACGCACCATCATGGACCAGCCGTCGGGGCACGATCGGCCAGTATGCGGACGGCATCTACCCCCGCGACCCGGTCGAAGCCGGATGGCGCTTCCTCGCCGCACACCACGGCCACATTGTCGATGAAACCGACGCCACCCGATGGCTTGACACTATCTACACCGACAGCTGGGGAGCCCAGTGGCGCACAGACGTCCTCCAGCACCGCGAAGCCTTCGAGCAAGCCTTCCTGCGATTCGAGTATCCCTATGACGACCGGGACCACCTGACCGAGCAGTTCGACCAGCTCTTCGACGGCACAGAGGCCATCCTCGCCAGGGATCAGGAGGGGTATGAAGCTGCCCTGGACCAAGCCCCGGACGCTTCTGCAGGACGGCTACTCGCCGACGAATACCTCATCCCCATGCCCCACTGGGCCGGCCGCCTGACCACCTACGAGAAACGGCTCAAAGTTCGGATCATCGACGGGGACTACACCCCCGAGCGCGGTCTGCTCAGTGTCAGCAGATTGCCGCAGCAGACCTACCAGCCGGGCGAGGTCCTGTGA
- a CDS encoding CRISPR-associated endoribonuclease Cas6 — protein MRLQVAVTTVASELPWAGVLAPGRGVVYDLLARCAPELDRRLHEEGMGPHGMAPFGYGAPVFPSARRRRGRYAAGGGGVVEFGSPVPEVVEALAAGFTSRELLDWGGVAFRLTGVSAVEQPAFSSGRVRWRTATPVVMKGSGRDESGALGPRQAWVLPAEPEWPVYMQGNLRRKAETLGLDPGVELEAVSWIGPKRSFAVGSGMKPGAEVEVELSGPPETLRALWSWGLGQANSAGFGWVRA, from the coding sequence ATGCGACTACAGGTGGCGGTGACCACGGTCGCCTCGGAACTGCCGTGGGCGGGTGTGCTGGCGCCGGGCCGGGGGGTGGTCTATGACCTACTCGCCCGGTGTGCGCCGGAGCTGGACCGGCGGTTGCATGAGGAGGGGATGGGGCCTCATGGGATGGCGCCCTTCGGTTACGGGGCACCGGTCTTTCCGTCTGCTCGTCGGCGTAGAGGCCGGTATGCGGCAGGTGGTGGTGGGGTGGTGGAGTTCGGAAGCCCCGTTCCGGAGGTGGTGGAAGCGCTCGCTGCGGGATTCACCTCCCGGGAGTTGCTGGATTGGGGCGGGGTGGCGTTTCGCCTGACCGGTGTGAGCGCAGTCGAGCAGCCGGCGTTTTCTTCGGGGCGGGTGCGGTGGCGTACGGCGACGCCGGTGGTGATGAAGGGCTCCGGCCGGGATGAGTCGGGAGCGCTGGGGCCGCGGCAGGCATGGGTGCTGCCGGCGGAGCCGGAGTGGCCCGTCTATATGCAGGGGAATCTTCGGCGCAAGGCCGAAACCCTGGGGCTGGATCCCGGGGTCGAGCTGGAGGCCGTGAGTTGGATCGGGCCGAAGCGTTCGTTCGCTGTGGGGAGCGGGATGAAGCCCGGGGCCGAGGTCGAAGTGGAGCTGTCCGGGCCGCCCGAGACGTTGCGTGCGCTGTGGAGCTGGGGGCTGGGCCAGGCGAATTCCGCCGGCTTCGGCTGGGTGAGAGCATGA
- the cas7i gene encoding type I-B CRISPR-associated protein Cas7/Cst2/DevR has product MSFLVGKIVEDVVAGAPNNGEGEDNVGKVKSMRVGRDTYPYISAQAFRRWLRDSLPAVEPRSTVTRSGKGQNQQAYTAGRPDQFLDDDLFGYMVAVRKESFQRDTVLATGTLVSVVPQRPALDFGTMSRDFPAGEHPVIHQHELYSSVLAGDVLLDLPRAGVFETDGSGLRVALSPTAAKEAVDAGAEQVVFRGTAALRLPLAERRRRVALLLRTLAALRGGAKQALHYGDRTPAMLVLAPLKGGINPFTRVLGARDGKPEFSSDVLREELDAWADELDGPVRIGWAPGFLGDRRERARRELEDLIKAGKAILDHPRSILTDLAKEIEAGTHDGWFEDPQS; this is encoded by the coding sequence GTGAGTTTTCTGGTCGGAAAGATCGTTGAGGATGTCGTGGCCGGTGCCCCGAACAACGGGGAGGGTGAGGACAATGTCGGCAAGGTCAAGTCCATGCGGGTAGGGCGCGACACCTATCCTTACATCTCCGCGCAGGCATTCCGCCGCTGGCTGCGCGACTCCCTGCCCGCCGTCGAACCGCGTTCTACGGTGACCCGCTCCGGCAAGGGGCAGAACCAGCAGGCATACACCGCAGGGCGCCCGGACCAGTTCCTGGACGACGACCTGTTCGGCTACATGGTGGCCGTGAGGAAGGAGAGCTTCCAGCGGGACACCGTGCTCGCCACCGGCACCCTGGTCTCCGTGGTGCCGCAGCGGCCGGCGTTGGACTTCGGCACGATGAGCCGCGACTTCCCGGCCGGCGAGCACCCCGTCATCCACCAGCACGAGCTGTACTCCTCCGTCCTGGCAGGCGACGTGCTCTTGGACCTGCCGCGGGCCGGGGTGTTCGAGACTGATGGCAGTGGATTGCGGGTCGCCCTGAGCCCGACGGCCGCTAAGGAGGCGGTCGACGCCGGAGCCGAGCAGGTTGTCTTCCGCGGGACCGCGGCGCTGCGGCTGCCGCTGGCCGAGCGGCGGCGCCGGGTCGCGCTGTTGCTGCGGACACTGGCGGCGCTGCGCGGTGGTGCGAAGCAGGCTCTGCACTACGGCGATCGCACCCCGGCCATGCTGGTGCTGGCCCCTCTTAAGGGCGGCATCAACCCCTTTACGCGCGTGCTCGGCGCGCGGGACGGCAAACCGGAATTCTCCTCGGACGTGCTCCGCGAGGAGCTCGATGCCTGGGCAGATGAGCTGGACGGTCCGGTAAGGATCGGATGGGCCCCCGGATTCCTTGGTGACCGCCGCGAGCGGGCCCGCCGCGAACTGGAGGACCTCATCAAGGCCGGCAAGGCCATCCTCGACCACCCGCGCAGCATCCTCACCGACCTGGCCAAGGAGATCGAAGCCGGCACCCACGACGGCTGGTTCGAGGACCCGCAGTCATGA